The Anaerolineae bacterium DNA window AGTCTTCATCATGCAAGGATGGGTGATCAGCACCAACGTAGCGCGCTGCCGCGACTGCTACCGCTGTGTGCGCACCTGCACCGTCAAGTCGGTCAAGGTGCAGAACGGCCAGGCAACGGTGGTGCCGGAACTGTGTCTGGCCTGCGGCAACTGTGTGCGCGAATGCCCGCAGGGCGCCAAACAGATCCGGGAGGACCGGCCGGCAGTGCAGGAGGCTATCCGCGCCGGCAAAACGGTGGTGGCCAGCGTGGCCCCCTCGGCGCCGGCCTACTTCGGCATCCGATCATTTTCCGCCATGGAGCAGATGCTTCTGCAGTTGGGCTTCGCGGCCGCCGGCGAAACCGCCTTCGGCGCCGAAATGGTCGGCCAGGCCCACCGCGAGTGGGTCGAGACACATCAGGAGCAGTGGCCCATTATCACTTCTTCCTGCCCGGTGGTGGTCAATCTGATCGAGAAATACTATCCCGACCTCATCCCCCATCTGGCGCCCATCGTCTCGCCGATGGCGGCGCATGGACGCTGGCTGCGCCAGCAGTATGGGCCGGAAGCGTTCATCGTCTTCATCGGCCCATGCATCGCCAAAAAGGCCGAGATGCTCGAGGAATCGGTCGCCGGCGCCATTGATGCCGCGCTGACCTTTACCGAGCTGGCCGAGTGGATGGAGGAAGAAGGGGTGGCGTTCCCCGCTGACGGGGATGGGGCAGAGCCGGCCCCGCGCGTGCCGGCGCGTCTCTTCCCCGTCGAAGGCGGCCTGGTGGGCACCGCCAACATGGACACCGATATATTGACCAGCCACATCGTCACCACCTCGGGGCTGGGCGCCTGCGAGGATGTCCTGCGGGGCATTCGCGCCGGCAAGCTGGCCGCCTGCATGGTGGAGCTGATGGCCTGCGAGGGCGGGTGCATCAACGGGCCGGCGATGGAGGATCACATCGAAAGCATCTATGTGGCGCGCCAGCGGGTGATGGAATACGCCTCCCGCCGCCAGCCCAAACCCATGCCGGCGCGGCACGAATGGCCCGACCTGAGCCGTTCCTATCAGGACAAGCATGTGCCGGTGCCCGAATTCACCGAAGAGCAGATTCAGGAAGTCCTGCACATGGTGGACAAATACACCCCCGAGGACGAGCTGAACTGCGGGGCCTGCGGCTATCCAACCTGTCGGGAGAAGGCGAAGGCCACCCTGCGGGGCATGGCGGAGGCCACCATGTGCATCCCGTACATGCGCCGGCGGGCCGAATCCCTGCGCCAGGTGGTCATTGACGTGACGCCCAACCCGGTGGTCATCGTGGACAGCCGGCTGCAGATCCAGGACCTCTCCCCATCGGCGGAACGGGCCTTCCGCTGTTATCGCCAGCAGGTGGTCGGCAAGCCCCTCCGCACCATCATGCCCAACGTGGACAGCTTCGTCCAGGCCCGCGACACCGGCCAGCCGGTAGTAGGAGAAGTCGTGCGCATCCGCGATGACCTGATCGTCGAGCAGACCATCATGCCCGTGCCCGGCCAGAGCCTGCTGGTCGGCATCCTGCGGGATATCACCGAGCAAGTGCGCCAGCGGGAACAGCTCGAACATATTCGGGAGGAGACCCTGCACCGCACGGAAGAGGTCATCAAAAAGCAAATGCGCGTCGCACATGAGATCGCCCAATTGCTGGGCGAAACCACCGCGGAGACCAAGATGATGCTCTCCCGGCTGGCGAAGGTGCTGGAAGAGGACAACGATTGATGAAGCGGCTCTTCGTCGAGGTGGCCTGGAAAGCCCTGCAGAAGCACGGAGAGGAGCTGTGCGGCGACACGGTGAAAGTTGCCGCGACACCTCAGACTCTCCTGGTCGTGCTGTCCGACGGGTTGGGAAGCGGGGTGAAGGCTAACATTCTCTCCACGCTGACGGCGCAGATCGTGGCCAGTATGGTGGAGCAGGGCGCTTCGATGGAAGAGGTCATGGAGACGCTGGCCGCCACCCTGCCGGAATGTCAGGTGCGCAAGCTGGCCTATGCTACCTTCGCCGCGCTGCGGGTGGAACGGGGGCGTGATGCCTATCTGGTGGAATACGACTGCCCGCCGCTGATACTGATTCGCGACGGCCAAGTGGTGGAACTGCCGGCCGAAGAGCGGGAGATTCACGGCCGGCGCATCCGCGAAGCCCGCTTCCAGCTTCAGGAAGGGGACTACATGGTGCTGGTGAGCGATGGCTACATCCATGCCGGCGTGGGCGGGCTTTACCGCCTGGGCTGGGGCTGGAAGAACCTGGCCATCGCTGTCAAACGCTGGGCCGCGACGGGTGGGGATGCCCACAGCCTGGTGGATGCCCTGGCGCGCACCTGCCTGAAGCTGTATGAGGGCAAGCCGGGGGACGATGCCACGGCGGTCGCCATGCGCGTGCGGCCGGCGGTCTTTGCCACGGTGCTCACCGGACCGCCCCGCGAGCGGACAGACGACCGCAAAGCGGTGGAAATGCTGATGCGGGGACAGGGATACAAGATCATCTGCGGCGGCACCACCGCCCAAATGGCGGCGCGCGAGCTGGGCGAGGAGCTGGAGGTCGAATGGGTGCCGCCCAGCAAGCGCGACAAGCAGGCTCCCCAGCGCAAAGGCTCCCCTCCCACTGCCAAGCTCAAGGGAGTGGACCTGGTCACCGAGGGCATCATCACCCTCTCGCAGACGGTGGCCCTGCTGGAAAGCGCGCAAAGCGTGCATGACCTGCCGGCGGACCACGAAGCCGCTACGCGGCTGGCACGCATGCTCCTCTCCGCCGACTTCATCCAACTCATCGTGGGCACCGCCATCAATCCCAACCAGATCGCGGACCTGGTGCGCGGCGAACCCATGCGCATGGTCTACGTCAAAGAACTGGTGCGGCTCTTGCAAGAGCGCGGCAAACGGGTCACGGTGCATTACCTGTAGTTCACGAGGTCATCGCTAAACTTTTCGCCGGCGGAATTTGGCGCCGGCGCTGATATCGGTTATAATGCCGCTGTCCATCAGCACAACGACAAGGAGGTCGTGTCATGGCAGTACGAACTGCGGCGAAGCTCGACAGCGCCGGCTACATTGCCCTCCACGAGCAATATGGCGCGCGCAACTATCATCCTCTGGACGTAGTGATTTCCCGGGCCCAGGGTGTCTGGGTGTATGACGTAGAAGGCCGGCGCTACCTCGACTGCCTGGCCGCGTACTCCGCTGTCAATCAAGGCCACTGCCACCCCCGCATTTATCAGGCCCTGGTCGAACAAGCGCAGAAAGTGACCCTCACCTCGCGGGCGTTTCACAACGAACAGCTCCCTCTGCTGTGCAAAGAAGCGTGCGAACTGCTCGGATATGAGCGCTTCCTCCCCATGAACTCGGGCGCGGAAGGGGTGGAGACCGCGCTGAAACTGGCCCGCAAATGGGCGTATGTGAAAAAGGGCGTGCCGGCGGATCAGGCGGAGATCATCGTCTTCGCCGAGAACTTCCACGGCCGCACCATCACCATCATCAGCTTCTCGACGGAGGAGCAGTACCGCGCCGGCTTCGGCCCATTTACCCCTGGCTTCAAAATTGTCCCTTACGGCGATCTGGAAGCCGTGCGACGGACCATCACACCTAATACCGCGGCTGTCCTGGTGGAACCGGTACAGGGCGAGGGCGGGGTCATTGTGCCGCCCAAAGGATATCTGCGCGGGCTGGCCGAGCTGTGCGCCCAGCACAACGTGCTGTTCATCGCCGACGAGGTACAGACGGGCCTGGGCCGCACGGGCAAACTGCTGGCCTGCGAACACGAGGGAGTGCATCCGGATGTGCTCATCATCGGCAAGGCCCTCTCCGGCGGCTATTACCCCGTCTCGGCAGTGCTCTCCTCGCGTGAAATCCTGGACGTCTTTGAGCCGGGGGATCACGGCAGTACGTTTGGGGGCAATCCCCTGGCGGCGGCAGTGGCGCGGGAGGCCCTGCGCGTGCTAGTAGAGGAAGGGATGATCGAGAACGCTGCGGTGCAGGGGGCATATCTCAAAGAGCGCCTGCAGGCCATCCGCTCGCCGCATGTCAAGGAGGTGCGCGGTCTGGGCCTGCTGATCGGGATTGAGCTGTACCCCAGCGCCGGCGGCGCGCGCCGCTTCTGCGAGGCCCTGAAAGACAACGGCGTGCTGTGCAAGGATACGCGCCGGCATATCATCCGCGTCACCCCGCCGCTGGTCATCACTCGCGAAGAGGTGGATTGGGCGGTCGAGCGCTTCGAGAAAGTCCTGACCAGCCTGTAACCCATTTCCCGGCGTGCGGGGAGGGAGCAGGTCGGGGCCATCCATCCCCCAACGCCGGCATATCGCGGCAACAGGACGCCTTCGACAACCCCCTTCGGGCGCGCTTGACCCCTGGGGGAAAAGGTGATATATAGGCCCATACAAAGTATGACAATCCGGCGCAGGCCTATATGAAAGGGCGGAGAGATGGAGGTATCCACCGAGCGAGAACGTCTCGCGCTGGAGCAAGAGCGCCAGGAAATCCTGAAGGAACTGGAACATCTCCAGCAGATTCTGCGGGAGAGCGAGGTCAAAGTAGATCTCGAAGAAGGCGATCCCGACCTGCACGAGCGCGAGAAGAACATGTCCCTGGTCCAGACGCTGGAAGCCAGGCTCCAGTCTATCGAACGGGCACTGCGGGCCATTGAGTTGGGGGTATACGGCATTTGCGAGCGATGTGGCCAGCGCATCGATCCCGAACGGCTGGAGGCGAAGCCGGACGCGACCCTGTGTCTGGCCTGCCAGCGTGAGGCGGAACGTTTGGCGCGGCGCGGCTTGCAGAGAGAGTA harbors:
- a CDS encoding PAS domain S-box protein — encoded protein: MQGWVISTNVARCRDCYRCVRTCTVKSVKVQNGQATVVPELCLACGNCVRECPQGAKQIREDRPAVQEAIRAGKTVVASVAPSAPAYFGIRSFSAMEQMLLQLGFAAAGETAFGAEMVGQAHREWVETHQEQWPIITSSCPVVVNLIEKYYPDLIPHLAPIVSPMAAHGRWLRQQYGPEAFIVFIGPCIAKKAEMLEESVAGAIDAALTFTELAEWMEEEGVAFPADGDGAEPAPRVPARLFPVEGGLVGTANMDTDILTSHIVTTSGLGACEDVLRGIRAGKLAACMVELMACEGGCINGPAMEDHIESIYVARQRVMEYASRRQPKPMPARHEWPDLSRSYQDKHVPVPEFTEEQIQEVLHMVDKYTPEDELNCGACGYPTCREKAKATLRGMAEATMCIPYMRRRAESLRQVVIDVTPNPVVIVDSRLQIQDLSPSAERAFRCYRQQVVGKPLRTIMPNVDSFVQARDTGQPVVGEVVRIRDDLIVEQTIMPVPGQSLLVGILRDITEQVRQREQLEHIREETLHRTEEVIKKQMRVAHEIAQLLGETTAETKMMLSRLAKVLEEDND
- a CDS encoding serine/threonine-protein phosphatase; protein product: MKRLFVEVAWKALQKHGEELCGDTVKVAATPQTLLVVLSDGLGSGVKANILSTLTAQIVASMVEQGASMEEVMETLAATLPECQVRKLAYATFAALRVERGRDAYLVEYDCPPLILIRDGQVVELPAEEREIHGRRIREARFQLQEGDYMVLVSDGYIHAGVGGLYRLGWGWKNLAIAVKRWAATGGDAHSLVDALARTCLKLYEGKPGDDATAVAMRVRPAVFATVLTGPPRERTDDRKAVEMLMRGQGYKIICGGTTAQMAARELGEELEVEWVPPSKRDKQAPQRKGSPPTAKLKGVDLVTEGIITLSQTVALLESAQSVHDLPADHEAATRLARMLLSADFIQLIVGTAINPNQIADLVRGEPMRMVYVKELVRLLQERGKRVTVHYL
- the rocD gene encoding ornithine--oxo-acid transaminase, whose translation is MAVRTAAKLDSAGYIALHEQYGARNYHPLDVVISRAQGVWVYDVEGRRYLDCLAAYSAVNQGHCHPRIYQALVEQAQKVTLTSRAFHNEQLPLLCKEACELLGYERFLPMNSGAEGVETALKLARKWAYVKKGVPADQAEIIVFAENFHGRTITIISFSTEEQYRAGFGPFTPGFKIVPYGDLEAVRRTITPNTAAVLVEPVQGEGGVIVPPKGYLRGLAELCAQHNVLFIADEVQTGLGRTGKLLACEHEGVHPDVLIIGKALSGGYYPVSAVLSSREILDVFEPGDHGSTFGGNPLAAAVAREALRVLVEEGMIENAAVQGAYLKERLQAIRSPHVKEVRGLGLLIGIELYPSAGGARRFCEALKDNGVLCKDTRRHIIRVTPPLVITREEVDWAVERFEKVLTSL
- a CDS encoding TraR/DksA C4-type zinc finger protein — translated: MEVSTERERLALEQERQEILKELEHLQQILRESEVKVDLEEGDPDLHEREKNMSLVQTLEARLQSIERALRAIELGVYGICERCGQRIDPERLEAKPDATLCLACQREAERLARRGLQRE